The Nitrospirota bacterium genome window below encodes:
- a CDS encoding SNF2-related protein produces MTLVKRLRLFFKTKVSGYLTRDGRWVDLHFDKRPTRKPTIAHGPSAVPAESTTDSGLAVPQERSQLNLLSVLDLPSRKRKLFKKPETASTRPDTDIPVSQSDGPEQETQAAEDASTRLDYGRSWDKVSKALPKFGAQETWTPSQRKKANEAAKEILECVDVTTGKDNRPLTAKEQRSRLERLTKSDKVPKNWRTKLAAYSGQGGIGDSLNEYYTPPNVAAAMWNLLSRMGLQTGHVLEPSAGTGVFQETKPHGVKMTAVEWDKTASTVNALLHPDDDVVHSSLEDFVTADMKKYDAVIGNVPFGVRGAIAVSDKPELSTAEQYFLDTALDKTKDGGVVSLIVPHGIATNQTTRVFRQRVMAKAEILAVHRMPNTAFAHSGTGVVTDILVLRKRPQEVAGALGILEKKDLQALGAWDGPWMDAAILDDPARGFLHGTAQTNWRGGVDVGGSMDGIPSKIAQTPITSQPLSLSLEMIQQQVQDRPDLLKKANWAAKKNPYPELANGTTRLINGVLYVLQGEPRRWHKADEIGPGVQYTKDSKEGLALELGQRLKYMADGYASGSDFSKLDIAALRGAVLGYVSAHGNPSGDTVLAEMAARDPRFYPLLVAVDADGQPSSLLRGEMSGRALGVTNTKDFDEVMRILLNGDGRNVSLQDIAVNWTGGTDSDEENHEEIVKKLYGSDRYAMNLDGTMWGTRDDLLSGDLYPKRDAMSIAISAMPDSPVRHKLEQQLAWLDDSLAPKSMEEFEVSLRSGWMPPEILGEFLTSKAYAYGEKNKSDIRYVVDFNDGVYNITNVGQGQGYLNGIYHDYLNRLSMKEKEWNQIVDLEKEFQTWLATSPHRSTIEDLYNRLYNGYRPKRYGMQEVPLPGWNPERTLNAYQHPALRWAIEEGKGIISYDVGLGKTPMAIALVKALKSQGKVQRPLIVVPKSLTANWAAEIEAFAPGSSVLIIGETHTRDKDGKLKARADSPEDRHKKWHQMMQGSYDYVLVTAPAFEEIDVDPITKGEYVNQDFWVKRSKKLDKATPRHVREIQERYQQAMANKDFQKRTNAVYFNDLGIDCLIGDEFHAYKNLFEAHNRFGEKPKFLGGSGFAKRSLDMQHKCKWVRDHNGNRGVFELTATPTKNSPLEIYSMLSHIAPELFEQRGIRNQEEFIDRYCEIEKRQILNSLGGIEEMPVVTGFKNMNELRTIMGRYIYRKTAVDVGLQIPEKDEHSHYVAMTPEQESVYSDLRALGMNQKAKDSGEAHIFSLMDKMSKASMDLSLLDPEKYAKADSPKYASIVKHVKEGVAEGGQVIFADQVDVHQKLKAQLIKSGIKEDQIGIINAQVCKDSAKRQNVADDFVSGKLKVVIGNTATMGEGVNLQKFTTDIHHADQPWEPASIQQRNGRGIRQGNKLKSVRVHNYFAKKSFDGYRYQTVAGKRDWMDQLWHGADRLENLSAKGLNISRDDFTIMMADDPDKARVELAKNKDAQLEKYKAVKQDEAISKFRMLMHLKRNHAALENKETKSAAMLHYRVQKMTDELKSDAHFLHKDLLNESRPILMTKTSLPIFQGGIYEMSAKDDAPAKMGKHAMWRVTAVDLDKQEVTMRPVGHISISVHANDDYTCKVDELSTGMKMGKAVTQHEELKMAIASMRHPSGLASYPEALIADMEPEIQERLRTMMAAPKEQDYSKPYGEQRKELWTISASGTMQKLFPGHKEDAEAATFILPTSKYMPNLVKRVVEEKDDALRYGGSYGGRRKHSSASSYYANALNEIVGWEKAHALVVEYRKQAKQSRESGKVFTPQDFKSQIVLSKARVTLKFKESANG; encoded by the coding sequence ATGACTCTCGTGAAGCGTCTGCGACTCTTCTTCAAAACCAAGGTCTCTGGCTATCTGACGCGAGATGGACGGTGGGTCGATCTGCATTTCGATAAGCGTCCCACACGAAAACCCACGATCGCTCATGGTCCATCAGCAGTGCCGGCTGAATCGACCACCGACTCCGGACTGGCCGTGCCCCAGGAACGCTCGCAACTCAACCTTTTGTCCGTGCTCGATCTTCCGTCGAGGAAGCGCAAACTGTTCAAGAAACCAGAGACCGCGTCCACACGTCCTGATACTGACATACCGGTTAGTCAGTCAGATGGGCCTGAGCAAGAGACCCAGGCCGCTGAAGACGCGAGCACGAGACTGGACTACGGACGTTCGTGGGATAAGGTGTCCAAGGCCCTACCCAAGTTCGGTGCGCAAGAGACCTGGACGCCCAGTCAGCGGAAGAAGGCCAATGAGGCAGCGAAGGAGATCCTTGAATGCGTCGATGTGACGACGGGAAAAGATAACCGCCCACTGACAGCGAAGGAACAACGGAGCCGGTTAGAACGGCTGACGAAGTCGGACAAGGTCCCCAAGAATTGGCGGACCAAGTTGGCTGCCTATTCAGGTCAGGGTGGCATAGGGGACAGTCTGAACGAGTACTACACCCCTCCAAACGTCGCTGCAGCGATGTGGAACCTGCTCTCCAGGATGGGATTACAGACGGGCCATGTGCTCGAACCCAGTGCGGGAACCGGCGTGTTCCAAGAAACCAAGCCGCATGGCGTGAAGATGACGGCGGTAGAGTGGGATAAGACGGCCTCCACGGTGAATGCGCTTCTGCACCCAGATGATGACGTAGTCCACTCGTCCCTTGAGGATTTCGTGACGGCGGACATGAAGAAGTATGACGCGGTGATCGGGAATGTCCCGTTCGGCGTGCGCGGCGCGATTGCGGTCAGCGACAAGCCGGAACTGTCTACGGCTGAACAATACTTTCTCGATACGGCACTGGATAAGACCAAGGATGGGGGCGTGGTCAGCCTGATTGTGCCGCACGGGATTGCCACCAACCAAACCACACGGGTCTTTCGTCAACGCGTGATGGCCAAGGCCGAAATTCTCGCGGTGCATCGCATGCCCAATACGGCCTTTGCCCATTCCGGAACGGGCGTGGTGACCGATATTCTCGTGTTGCGCAAACGTCCCCAAGAGGTGGCTGGCGCACTTGGGATACTGGAGAAGAAGGATCTGCAGGCACTTGGTGCATGGGACGGTCCGTGGATGGATGCGGCGATCCTCGACGATCCTGCGAGAGGGTTCCTCCATGGGACGGCACAAACCAATTGGCGCGGTGGGGTCGATGTGGGCGGGTCCATGGACGGCATCCCGTCGAAGATCGCGCAGACTCCCATTACCAGCCAACCGCTCTCGCTCTCGCTGGAGATGATTCAGCAACAAGTGCAGGATCGCCCAGATCTCCTCAAAAAAGCCAATTGGGCCGCGAAAAAGAACCCCTATCCTGAGCTGGCGAATGGGACGACCAGACTGATCAACGGGGTTCTCTATGTACTCCAAGGTGAGCCGCGACGGTGGCATAAAGCGGATGAGATCGGTCCAGGTGTGCAATACACCAAGGACAGCAAAGAGGGCTTGGCGCTCGAATTGGGCCAGCGACTCAAATATATGGCCGATGGGTATGCGAGCGGATCGGACTTCTCGAAGCTGGATATCGCGGCCTTGCGTGGAGCCGTCCTGGGCTATGTGTCCGCGCACGGCAATCCATCGGGTGACACGGTGCTCGCGGAGATGGCTGCACGCGATCCTCGCTTCTATCCTCTTCTAGTTGCGGTCGACGCGGACGGACAGCCCTCCTCATTACTACGCGGAGAGATGAGTGGCCGGGCTCTGGGAGTGACGAATACGAAAGACTTCGATGAGGTCATGCGGATCCTGTTGAACGGTGATGGCCGGAACGTGAGCCTCCAGGATATCGCGGTCAATTGGACTGGGGGCACTGACTCAGACGAAGAGAACCATGAAGAGATCGTCAAGAAGCTCTATGGATCAGATCGATACGCCATGAATTTGGATGGCACGATGTGGGGCACGCGGGACGATCTGCTCTCTGGAGATCTGTACCCCAAGCGCGATGCTATGTCGATCGCCATCTCCGCCATGCCGGACTCGCCGGTGCGTCACAAGCTGGAGCAACAACTCGCATGGCTGGATGACAGCCTGGCACCGAAGAGCATGGAAGAGTTTGAGGTCTCCTTGCGGTCTGGCTGGATGCCGCCTGAGATATTGGGAGAGTTTCTGACCAGTAAGGCCTATGCCTATGGAGAAAAAAATAAGTCTGATATCCGCTACGTGGTGGACTTCAATGATGGCGTCTACAACATTACCAACGTAGGTCAAGGTCAGGGGTATCTGAACGGAATCTACCACGACTATCTGAATCGTTTGTCGATGAAGGAAAAAGAGTGGAATCAGATTGTCGATCTCGAGAAAGAGTTTCAGACATGGCTGGCCACTAGTCCGCATCGATCCACGATCGAGGATCTGTATAATCGTCTCTATAACGGGTACCGTCCGAAACGGTACGGTATGCAAGAGGTGCCGTTGCCGGGATGGAATCCTGAACGTACGCTGAATGCCTATCAGCACCCAGCTCTACGTTGGGCGATCGAAGAAGGCAAGGGGATCATTTCCTACGATGTAGGCCTTGGCAAGACCCCAATGGCCATCGCGCTGGTCAAAGCCCTCAAATCGCAAGGAAAGGTGCAGCGACCGTTGATCGTGGTGCCGAAGTCGCTCACGGCGAATTGGGCGGCGGAGATTGAAGCCTTTGCACCCGGCAGCTCGGTCTTGATCATTGGGGAGACGCATACGCGAGACAAAGACGGCAAATTGAAGGCCCGAGCGGATAGTCCAGAGGATCGCCATAAGAAGTGGCATCAGATGATGCAGGGGTCCTATGACTACGTGCTGGTCACGGCTCCAGCCTTCGAAGAGATCGATGTCGATCCCATCACCAAAGGCGAGTACGTCAATCAGGACTTCTGGGTCAAGCGCAGCAAGAAGCTGGACAAAGCCACCCCTCGGCATGTGCGGGAGATTCAGGAACGCTATCAACAAGCGATGGCCAATAAGGATTTCCAGAAGCGCACGAACGCCGTGTACTTTAACGACCTGGGCATCGACTGTCTCATCGGGGATGAATTCCACGCCTACAAGAACCTGTTCGAAGCGCATAACCGCTTTGGAGAGAAGCCAAAATTCCTTGGGGGATCAGGCTTTGCCAAGCGATCCCTCGACATGCAGCACAAGTGTAAGTGGGTGCGTGATCACAACGGCAATCGTGGTGTGTTCGAACTGACCGCGACACCCACCAAGAACAGTCCGCTTGAAATCTATTCCATGCTGAGCCACATCGCACCGGAGCTCTTCGAACAACGCGGGATTCGCAACCAGGAAGAGTTTATCGATCGCTACTGCGAGATCGAGAAGCGACAGATCCTCAATTCTCTTGGAGGGATTGAGGAGATGCCGGTCGTCACGGGGTTCAAGAATATGAACGAGCTCAGGACGATCATGGGACGCTACATCTACCGCAAGACCGCCGTGGACGTGGGTCTGCAAATTCCAGAGAAGGATGAGCACAGTCATTATGTCGCCATGACGCCTGAACAAGAGTCGGTGTACAGCGATTTGCGAGCCCTGGGCATGAATCAGAAGGCGAAGGACTCAGGTGAAGCCCATATCTTCTCGCTGATGGACAAGATGTCCAAAGCGTCGATGGACTTGAGCCTCCTCGATCCTGAAAAGTATGCCAAGGCTGACAGTCCGAAATATGCCTCAATCGTGAAGCATGTGAAGGAAGGCGTGGCCGAAGGTGGCCAGGTCATCTTTGCCGATCAGGTCGACGTGCATCAGAAGTTGAAAGCACAACTCATAAAGTCCGGTATTAAAGAGGATCAGATTGGCATCATCAACGCCCAGGTCTGCAAGGACTCGGCCAAGCGTCAAAACGTGGCGGATGATTTTGTCTCTGGCAAGCTCAAGGTGGTGATCGGGAACACGGCCACCATGGGCGAAGGAGTGAACCTGCAAAAGTTCACCACGGATATTCACCATGCCGATCAGCCATGGGAACCGGCCTCGATTCAACAGCGGAATGGGCGCGGGATACGCCAGGGGAACAAGCTCAAGTCTGTCCGGGTGCATAACTACTTCGCCAAGAAGTCATTCGACGGATACCGATATCAGACGGTGGCCGGCAAGCGCGATTGGATGGACCAGCTCTGGCATGGAGCGGACCGTCTCGAAAACCTATCCGCCAAGGGTCTCAATATCAGCCGAGACGATTTCACGATCATGATGGCCGACGATCCCGATAAGGCCAGGGTCGAATTGGCGAAGAATAAGGACGCACAGCTTGAAAAGTACAAGGCCGTCAAACAGGATGAGGCGATCAGTAAATTCCGTATGCTCATGCACTTGAAGCGGAATCATGCTGCCTTGGAGAACAAGGAGACGAAGAGCGCGGCCATGTTGCACTACCGGGTGCAAAAGATGACGGACGAACTCAAGAGCGATGCGCATTTCCTGCATAAGGACCTCTTGAACGAGTCACGCCCGATCCTCATGACGAAGACCAGTCTGCCGATCTTCCAGGGCGGAATTTACGAGATGAGCGCCAAGGACGATGCGCCGGCCAAAATGGGCAAGCATGCCATGTGGCGGGTCACTGCCGTTGATCTGGACAAGCAGGAAGTCACGATGCGGCCGGTCGGACACATCTCGATCAGCGTGCATGCCAACGATGACTACACCTGTAAGGTCGACGAGTTGTCCACTGGGATGAAGATGGGCAAGGCGGTGACGCAACACGAAGAATTGAAGATGGCCATTGCGTCGATGCGCCATCCTAGCGGGTTGGCCTCTTATCCAGAGGCGTTGATTGCAGACATGGAGCCAGAGATTCAGGAGCGGTTGCGGACCATGATGGCGGCTCCTAAAGAACAAGACTACTCCAAGCCGTATGGGGAACAACGCAAGGAACTGTGGACGATCAGCGCCAGTGGGACGATGCAGAAGTTATTCCCAGGCCATAAGGAAGATGCTGAGGCTGCCACCTTCATCCTACCCACCTCGAAGTATATGCCGAATCTGGTCAAGCGCGTCGTCGAAGAGAAAGACGATGCGCTTCGATATGGCGGTAGCTATGGAGGACGACGCAAGCATTCCAGCGCATCGAGCTATTATGCGAACGCCTTAAATGAGATTGTGGGATGGGAGAAAGCGCATGCCTTGGTCGTAGAGTACCGCAAGCAAGCCAAGCAGTCGCGTGAATCCGGCAAGGTGTTTACGCCACAGGATTTCAAGTCACAAATCGTGCTGTCCAAGGCGCGGGTGACGCTGAAATTCAAGGAGTCCGCCAATGGCTGA
- a CDS encoding right-handed parallel beta-helix repeat-containing protein, with product MPTLYVNVATGNDARSYVTAQNPATPWATIGRASRGSAVYAANAAAAAQPGDTVEVAAGVYWETGSPTGGRWDVALSPANSGTIGSPIRFLGIGSVYVRLVANVFGPSVGSNGRDNIIWENFIVDDHYGGSKEDTGPVVLYNASYCQLLRCEVQGMGNAPGYHNYQHPQEGHIDIATNGNVTPTAGWATFFLYYAMQGRTIVAGGITYTITADATSHSLMNVTPHPGSPLTNLTFTASAFGGNYRLVGLEQIDHCTIKNNRIHGSKLNAGGILAYDASDNIIEHNEVYDVSLGIYLKGRHDGFTMSNNIIRYNYVHDNRQIGIRTESTKITLVHQNIVHGCPSGYYLGAFGPDRTRVINNLAYNCSESAFELVEAAPANWSASTAYVLEDRRYNGVNIYVCTTAGISAASGGPTGTGTGITDGSVVWDYSPYKIILNCEFKNNISQLCGIGYSSWTAGSPAEQQFTANYNMYRDINGSPAVAANFHGYATGNFAAWRALGLDVNYSTADPLLVNPGAFDFHLQGGSPARNFGIGVYGVGGNDGGAVHAGPYITGNEVIGIEETIIVPAPLPVRQLRMR from the coding sequence ATGCCAACCCTCTACGTCAACGTGGCCACCGGAAATGATGCGCGCAGCTATGTGACGGCGCAGAATCCTGCTACGCCATGGGCTACCATCGGTCGTGCCTCACGAGGATCCGCGGTATACGCCGCGAACGCCGCAGCCGCCGCGCAGCCAGGAGATACGGTTGAAGTGGCTGCTGGTGTGTACTGGGAAACAGGCTCTCCAACTGGAGGCCGTTGGGATGTGGCGCTGAGTCCTGCTAACAGTGGCACCATTGGCAGTCCCATTCGGTTTCTCGGCATCGGCAGCGTGTATGTGCGCCTGGTGGCGAACGTGTTTGGCCCGTCAGTGGGGAGCAACGGACGAGACAATATCATCTGGGAAAATTTTATCGTCGATGACCACTACGGCGGGAGCAAAGAAGATACCGGACCTGTGGTGCTGTACAATGCCAGCTATTGTCAACTGCTGCGCTGCGAGGTGCAGGGCATGGGCAATGCGCCGGGCTATCACAACTATCAGCATCCGCAAGAAGGCCACATCGATATTGCGACAAATGGAAATGTGACGCCGACCGCTGGATGGGCGACGTTCTTTTTGTATTATGCCATGCAGGGCCGCACCATTGTGGCGGGCGGTATCACGTATACTATCACCGCTGATGCCACGTCACACTCGCTGATGAATGTCACTCCGCATCCTGGTTCACCGTTGACCAACTTGACCTTCACCGCGAGCGCCTTTGGTGGAAATTATCGGTTGGTTGGACTCGAACAGATCGATCATTGCACGATCAAGAACAACCGCATTCACGGTTCGAAGCTCAATGCCGGTGGCATCCTCGCCTATGATGCGAGCGACAACATCATTGAGCACAACGAAGTGTATGATGTGTCACTAGGTATTTATCTGAAGGGACGACATGACGGGTTTACCATGTCGAACAACATCATCCGCTACAACTACGTCCACGATAATCGGCAGATCGGCATTCGCACCGAGTCGACTAAGATCACCCTGGTCCATCAGAATATCGTGCATGGGTGTCCATCGGGGTACTACCTCGGAGCCTTTGGTCCTGATCGTACACGGGTCATCAACAATCTCGCCTATAATTGTTCTGAGTCCGCGTTTGAGTTGGTTGAAGCGGCTCCCGCAAATTGGTCGGCATCCACGGCCTACGTGTTGGAAGATCGCCGCTACAACGGAGTTAATATCTATGTCTGTACGACCGCAGGCATCTCTGCTGCCAGCGGCGGGCCGACTGGCACCGGCACGGGCATCACGGACGGCTCGGTGGTCTGGGATTATTCTCCATACAAGATCATCTTGAATTGTGAGTTCAAGAACAACATCTCACAGCTCTGTGGCATTGGCTATTCTAGTTGGACAGCGGGGAGTCCCGCCGAACAGCAGTTCACGGCCAATTACAACATGTATCGAGACATCAACGGCAGTCCGGCTGTGGCGGCGAATTTCCATGGCTATGCCACAGGCAACTTCGCCGCGTGGCGTGCGCTCGGGTTGGATGTCAATTATAGCACGGCAGATCCGCTGCTGGTGAATCCCGGTGCGTTTGATTTCCATCTACAAGGGGGATCGCCCGCACGGAACTTTGGCATTGGTGTCTATGGTGTGGGCGGGAATGATGGCGGTGCGGTGCATGCAGGCCCGTATATCACGGGCAATGAGGTCATTGGCATCGAAGAGACCATTATAGTTCCTGCACCGTTGCCAGTGCGACAATTGCGCATGCGGTAG
- a CDS encoding zeta toxin family protein, with protein sequence MWFGRIFSKSHVKTYTRSDGTIVREHNDKRAKAGPEEKHPRGPAKETPKKGSKKGTQDETPRPETTEQPKPQKVTPAEEGQLAAWIEQIMQEPDIKAAMEEVDAGTPTDRLYKMASGEYQPVRARLHERIVASLLNPRAVPEEGQRPHAVIFMGRPASGKTTALGPAAKELGVEFTIINADDVKEKLPEYNKRNAGVLHEESSDIAEGQLLPQALDAGHHLLLDMTGANVGKVSQLVETFHQLGYEISVMLADLPIEKACARAVDRFRNPDNGRFVPPRYIFENVDHKPEKTYDVMKRDPRVAHWRRYNNDVEEGEQADLRDQGRKDVAGNPFNKSGPFDAIGALARPEGVQSLRRDGGESDGSYAGRTRQSSQEVPNREHLSVSPVILRAYELRDTLTKSIHYYDIDLASPDLSSDVRGTILAGRHHQSTRLHQLNDLLEKAEA encoded by the coding sequence ATGTGGTTTGGCCGTATCTTCAGCAAGTCTCACGTCAAGACCTATACGCGGTCAGATGGCACCATTGTGCGTGAGCATAACGATAAGCGCGCCAAGGCTGGGCCTGAGGAGAAGCATCCGCGTGGACCGGCCAAGGAGACCCCGAAGAAGGGGAGCAAGAAGGGCACGCAAGACGAGACGCCACGACCCGAGACCACCGAACAGCCGAAACCGCAGAAGGTCACGCCGGCTGAAGAGGGGCAGCTCGCGGCATGGATCGAACAGATCATGCAAGAGCCGGACATTAAAGCGGCGATGGAAGAAGTCGATGCCGGGACGCCAACCGACAGGCTCTACAAGATGGCGAGTGGCGAGTACCAGCCGGTGCGGGCGCGGTTGCATGAACGCATTGTCGCATCGCTCCTCAATCCACGAGCTGTACCGGAGGAGGGTCAGCGCCCGCATGCGGTGATTTTCATGGGCCGTCCAGCGTCAGGAAAGACGACGGCGCTCGGGCCTGCGGCCAAGGAGTTAGGGGTGGAGTTCACCATCATCAACGCCGATGATGTGAAGGAGAAGCTGCCGGAATATAACAAGCGCAATGCCGGTGTGTTGCATGAAGAGTCCAGTGACATCGCGGAAGGGCAATTGCTCCCACAGGCACTCGATGCCGGCCATCATCTCCTGCTCGATATGACTGGGGCCAATGTGGGCAAGGTCAGTCAGCTTGTCGAGACCTTCCACCAGTTAGGGTATGAAATCTCAGTGATGCTGGCGGATCTGCCGATCGAGAAGGCCTGTGCGCGTGCAGTAGATCGGTTCAGAAATCCTGACAATGGCCGGTTCGTCCCGCCACGGTACATCTTCGAGAATGTTGACCATAAGCCGGAAAAGACCTATGATGTGATGAAGCGCGATCCACGGGTGGCGCATTGGAGGAGGTATAACAACGATGTTGAAGAAGGCGAACAAGCTGATCTTCGGGACCAAGGCCGAAAAGACGTTGCCGGGAACCCGTTCAACAAGAGCGGACCGTTCGACGCCATTGGGGCTCTCGCTCGACCAGAAGGTGTGCAATCGCTTCGAAGAGATGGAGGAGAGTCGGATGGATCGTATGCAGGTCGCACTCGACAATCATCTCAAGAAGTCCCGAATCGCGAACACCTCTCAGTAAGCCCCGTCATTCTGCGGGCCTACGAGCTTCGCGACACCCTCACTAAATCCATTCATTACTACGACATTGACCTCGCCTCTCCAGACCTATCGTCCGATGTGCGCGGGACGATCTTGGCGGGACGCCATCACCAGAGCACACGCCTGCATCAACTGAATGACCTGCTTGAGAAGGCGGAAGCATGA